The Pochonia chlamydosporia 170 chromosome 1, whole genome shotgun sequence genome window below encodes:
- a CDS encoding cytochrome p450 domain-containing protein, protein MSQLLILKAVTIAIIGLLIYRQYFRKRPSLPLPPGPKPLPIVGNIKDLPPSDVPEFQHWLKHKDAYGPVSSVSVLGLTIVLLHDKQAARALLEKQSKACSGRPSTLFGGKLCGYGKWIVMQQNDDNLRRSRKLMHQQLGTKSLVAAEFSKIQEAEVHRFLYRMLKNPDTLVQHLKTKASAIISKVVYGYTIEPHKHDPLVELVELNMANAQSASTPGAWMVDLIPALNYLPSGLPGTGFKRIARQWSKINQMSTEVPYKFVQRQVAAGSHSKSFVSKLVEQQVQKGSTDGLKFSRDEDDIQWSAAMLYNGGLDTTVAILSGFFMAMAMFPQVQHKAQEEIDRVIGVDRLPGFADRHKLPYIDAVVQEAFRWNPTAPLGFPHMASEDTTYNGNLIPKGAILFANIWWFCHDPEIYADPDVFNPERYLEPRNEPNPVPEIFGFGRRVCPGQHLAESSVFLTVAQTLAAFRISKATDQQGREIDIQLNTNTGLINRPVNFPYKLSARSKGYADLVNSMEVQHPWEKSDADLLELEGLHH, encoded by the exons ATGTCGCAACTCCTAATACTGAAGGCCGTTACTATTGCCATAATCGGGCTCCTCATTTATCGGCAATACTTCCGAAAAAGACCCAGCTTACCTCTTCCCCCAGGGCCGAAGCCATTACCCATTGTTGGGAATATTAAGGATCTCCCACCGTCAGATGTTCCAGAGTTCCAGCATTGGCTTAAGCATAAAGATGCTTACGGCCCTGTCAGCTCTGTCTCAGTACTGGGGCTGACAATCGTTCTCCTTCATGACAAGCAGGCTGCCCGCGCCCTCCTGGAAAAGCAGTCCAAAGCGTGCTCTGGCCGGCCAAGTACACTTTTTGGTGGCAAATTGTGCGGTTACGGGAAATGGATTGTCATGCAGCAGAATGACGATAACCTCCGTCGATCTCGCAAGCTCATGCACCAGCAGCTTGGTACGAAGTCGCTGGTTGCAGCCGAGTTCTCCAAGATTCAAGAGGCGGAGGTGCATCGGTTTCTGTACAGAATGCTCAAGAATCCAGACACTTTGGTTCAACACCTAAAAAC CAAGGCCAGCGCCATCATATCCAAGGTCGTTTATGGTTATACAATTGAGCCACACAAACATGATCCCCTGGTAGAGTTGGTCGAACTTAATATGGCCAACGCTCAAAGTGCCTCAACACCAGGCGCTTGGATGGTCGATCTCATTCCCGCTCTCAACTATCTACCCAGTGGTCTCCCTGGCACAGGTTTTAAGAGGATAGCCCGCCAATGGAGTAAGATCAACCAGATGTCAACAGAGGTTCCGTACAAATTTGTTCAACGCCAGGTTGCGGCTGGAAGCCACAGCAAGTCATTTGTGTCCAAGCTGGTCGAGCAACAGGTTCAGAAAGGCAGTACAGACGGCCTCAAGTTTAGCCGCGACGAAGACGATATTCAATGGTCCGCTGCAATGTTATACAATGGAGGACTCGATACCACGGTCGCCATCTTAAGTGGCTTTTTtatggccatggccatgtttccTCAGGTGCAGCACAAAGCCCAAGAGGAGATTGACCGTGTCATAGGCGTGGATAGGCTCCCGGGGTTTGCAGATCGGCACAAGTTGCCTTatattgatgctgttgttcAAGAAGCATTTCGCTGGAACCCTACTGCTCCGCTAGGGTTTCCTCATATGGCCTCCGAGGACACAACTTACAATGGCAACTTGATACCCAAGGGAGCAATTCTGTTTGCCAACATATGGTGGTTTTGTCACGATCCCGAAATATACGCAGATCCTGACGTATTCAACCCTGAAAGGTACTTGGAGCCGCGTAATGAGCCTAATCCTGTCCCAGAAATTTTCGGATTTGGGCGAAGAGTTTGTCCAGGACAGCATTTGGCAGAGTCGAGCGTGTTCCTCACCGTTGCTCAAACTCTGGCGGCTTTCAGGATCAGCAAGGCAACTGATCAGCAGGGTAGGGAGATTGATATtcagctcaacaccaataCTGGCTTAATCAACCGTCCAGTAAACTTCCCTTACAAGCTCTCGGCCAGAAGCAAAGGATATGCCGATCTCGTCAACAGCATGGAAGTACAGCATCCTTGGGAGAAGAGCGATGCTGATCTGCTCGAGCTCGAAGGTCTCCATCACTGA